The proteins below are encoded in one region of Drosophila santomea strain STO CAGO 1482 chromosome 2R, Prin_Dsan_1.1, whole genome shotgun sequence:
- the LOC120447207 gene encoding uncharacterized protein LOC120447207 isoform X1: protein MEQLFQNYRDDERRIGEEYLSSLQDLNCNSKPLINMLTMLAEENINYAHIIVKVVEYYISQVAPEFKLPILYLIDSIVKNVKSSYVQLFGQCIVNIFLHAFESVQHSQSQVLEKVRERMYALRQTWNEVFPPSKMYALDVKVKRLDNNWPITAKQPTNKIHVNPAIHVNPDFLKTGMVPVMPVNPTMPSDMEEILQAKTRELLELKKRKLELELEQTNKHLEEQERQLNQATDAMAGAPIIMPAPTAAAIRPPITDPNLAVRNQRGPGPMGNVGPIMHNMPAAQQHFANKPKVNPVNPALLNSVRQRDPRLARQMQSQSSHPAAPTRNDPRLESKSSSSQKSSRSRSKSPVRNSSSRSGKSGTSSHSSSSSSRKRSESKSSTASSSSSGSDVRHKGGTGSSSSQSPVKRSGKNSSKDSDRYVRNGSPSGSAKRKSSSPSSSPSKSKRSTSHKSSSSRGKTSSGRSRSRSPVFMDVDLRSGVRSKSPESRAAAPSTLPLAGASSAAAAAKAPKDLEKRHPPAPPSPPIIDVSCMDIDLRRPKTPPPPTFDLVESLDKKETNSGHISSTIIQASGDSNASPSAASTSKLPAKVSFKIQKQFNKLEKSTANLSTVSLLNSNPTTSGSPAASLVRQPSPSPSSSSISSQGNVSDALQQSITKLLQVQGVTGAAEKRPADALPPEIDGEEQPPQHKRSKSTKLDALFGSEDVDLRREIPVVKPGVIVVEDDSMDDCDVRKPAKKSGSPPKKATLEELRAKLANSARIQNKQGKSDKGKDQAVSQRLKQLAELKVNDDSQEAHDEKMRTILSQAQEMYENHAMNQEQYKDLVQKVVAINENSKIKESRRRDDDLERNAARDAVLRKRIPKLKGNENHSMGSPHSDGSPRYDEQPSAAPEKPTNKRDKTKRDIKRRKPSKWGDQVDPGAAQRTAWQLANANANNNNNNNKRGGIQLPVQPQPGFRGMPWQQPPAMVMPQSAVPPPPQPPSMIGMPPVPPVTMTKAINSLDNPMADVVRSITIDGGSKEIRFYNQVAIIFMDGDQPHEIGFQPGQRVILIDHNEPLPLCFNDDYKPFQLDGQLHRIRFGFPSRELYIDEHWYEIYFGGPPVSVPIGNKLHIIKAEGPPPNVDIGRVRRDLVVGKINMIVDAHTIVPLFLDARQQTFQLGAEQHSLQFVDSFQYALLDGQLQKIEYGGLPKGMMLNGGRSCFIRFGTLPKGVIAGKTHVADMVYIKTDAPAEPPKPPPVIVKPLPVVEQPKPAPVAVAPISLPAAAAALESLNINDLFQKLVSSGIIGGAAAAPTLPTADSSAAKEPTTSATEPSIAPASAAAAPPPGGPPMEPIKRIDLRKPETIKTRQAAVVAVLYLGMQCSSCGVRFPPEQTIKYSQHLDWHFRQNRRERDSTRKATSRRWYYDLNDWRQYEEIEDVEEREKNFLEAQGQPGGIEALEELSQQRSLDSPVPTCAAGTDDVDHCCDMCHEKFEQFYNEELEEWHLRSAIRVEDKIYHPLCYEDYKASLNPPAEVKSDQDVDMNNTDDNAMDTLIKVEDDDDEGAPKTSQAIFDDDDDDVIVLPNEEPSVTEIVDDDDEDEYVPGNVTRADMGNESQDKTESNSETKEPEKEHAELGEQPQNESANESDVEIQEPNIPFTDLDTYVEKEMDEATKAALLNVKIKEEPKDEYEEDEDDGFEDVGTVVSLLPLPEDEISIHSSETQTHTIGSSASPATIERPASVTSLSLPANEADEVEQGDATVDTDAELNGEKQEATHNLSAVGPALPLASIVNKIKINITKNTSSNSHNSASNTTTTDSQVSAISVIGGSGGAAVGASGAADSVQQVNAIQTISTIPVLCGGNTFVPKIATSTPSNVISSISVIGSNYGGSSSNNASRSTTATAASTAAATLPAETASRKSPTPPLATVDPDPEPVVELKPALRNATLKRTKKVQNGIETSGLCSIM from the exons ATGGAGCAGCTATTTCAGAACTACCGCGACGATGAGCGGAGGATCGGCGAGGAGTACCTGTCCAGTCTTCAGGATCtcaactgcaacagcaagcCATTGATCAATATGCTCACGATGCTTGCCGAGGAGAACATCAACTACGCCCACATCATTGTTAAAGTGGTGGAATATTACATCAGCCAG GTGGCGCCCGAATTTAAATTGCCCATACTATATTTAATTGATTCGATAGTAAAGAATGTGAAAAGCAGCTACGTCCAATTGTTTGGACAATGCATAGTCAACATATTCCTCCACGCCTTTGAATCG GTCCAGCATTCACAGTCGCAGGTTTTGGAAAAGGTGCGGGAACGCATGTACGCACTGCGTCAGACCTGGAACGAGGTCTTCCCGCCATCTAAGATGTACGCCCTAGATGTTAAGGTGAAGCGGCTGGATAACAACTGGCCCATAACTGCCAAACAGCCAACTAACAAAATTCACGTCAATCCGGCCATTCATGTAAATCCAGACTTTTTGAAAACG GGTATGGTTCCTGTGATGCCTGTTAACCCCACAATGCCCAGCGACATGGAGGAGATACTGCAAGCAAAAACCCGCGAGTTGCTCGAGCTCAAGAAGCGCAAACTCGAACTCGAGCTGGAGCAAACCAATAAGCATTTAGAGGAGCAGGAGCGTCAGCTAAACCAAGCCACGGACGCGATGGCTGGGGCACCCATTATCATGCCTGCCCCGACTGCAGCTGCTATTCGTCCGCCAATCACAGATCCCAATCTGGCAGTGCGTAATCAACGTGGACCAGGACCAATGGGCAATGTTGGTCCCATAATGCATAACATGCCAGCGGCTCAGCAG CATTTTGCCAATAAACCAAAAGTCAATCCTGTCAATCCGGCACTGCTGAACTCGGTGCGCCAAAGAGATCCGAGACTAGCGCGCCAGATGCAGTCGCAATCCTCACATCCAGCTGCGCCGACACGTAACGATCCTCGGCTGGAGTCAAAATCGAGCTCCTCACAGAAGTCTAGCCGGTCGCGCAGCAAATCGCCTGtgcgcaacagcagcagtcgctCAGGAAAGAGTGGAACCTCTAGCCACAGCAGCAGTTCGTCAAGCCGCAAGCGAAGTGAGTCCAAGAGCTCCACGGCTTCCTCATCTTCGTCGGGCTCTGATGTTCGGCACAAGGGCGGCACTGGCAGCAGCTCCAGCCAGTCTCCAGTTAAGAGATCCGGTAAGAACTCGTCAAAGGATTCGGATCGCTATGTTCGCAATGGGTCACCTTCGGGATCTGCGAAACGCAAGAGCAGCTCACCGAGTAGCTCGCCCTCCAAATCCAAGCGCAGCACGTCGCACAAGTCATCTTCGTCGCGAGGAAAGACCTCTTCTGGACGATCTCGCAGTCGATCTCCAGTTTTCATGGACGTTGACTTGCGCAGCGGAGTTCGAAGCAAGTCACCAGAGAGCAGGGCAGCTGCCCCATCAACTTTACCACTGGCGGGcgcatcatcagcagcagcagcagctaaagCACCAAAAGATTTAGAGAAAC GCcatcctccagctcctccaagTCCGCCGATTATAGATGTATCGTGTATGGACATTGACTTGAGGCGGCCAAAGACGCCGCCTCCTCCGACATTCGACTTAGTGGAAAGCCTCGACAAGAAGGAAACAAATAGCGGCCACATCAGCAGCACAATAATACAAGCTAGTGGCGACTCCAACGCCTCCCCATCAGCCGCGTCCACTTCCAAATTGCCCGCAAAAGTGTCGttcaaaatacaaaaacagtttaataaattagaaaaatcTACAGCGAATCTATCAACAGTATCACTGCTCAACTCAAATCCCACGACTTCAGGATCACCAGCAGCATCTCTAGTCAGGCAACCGTCGCCCAGTCCCTCGTCCTCGTCTATTTCCTCGCAGGGTAATGTATCGGACGCCCTGCAGCAGTCGATTACCAAGTTGCTCCAGGTGCAAGGTGTTACCGGTGCCGCCGAGAAACGTCCCGCCGACGCACTGCCGCCAGAGATCGACGGTGAAGAGCAACCGCCGCAGCACAAGCGCAGCAAGTCAACCAAACTGGACGC TCTCTTTGGCAGTGAGGATGTGGACCTGCGTCGCGAGATTCCAGTCGTTAAGCCAGGAGTTATTGTCGTCGAAGACGATTCTATGGACGACTGCGATGTGCGAAAG CCCGCAAAGAAATCTGGCTCGCCGCCCAAGAAGGCAACGTTGGAGGAGCTGCGCGCCAAGTTGGCCAACTCCGCTCGAATCCAAAATAAGCAGGGAAAGTCTG ACAAAGGCAAGGATCAGGCCGTGTCGCAGCGCCTTAAGCAGCTGGCGGAGCTAAAAGTCAACGACGATTCTCAGGAGGCGCACGACGAAAAAATGCGCACCATTCTCAGCCAGGCGCAGGAGATGTACGAGAATCACGCCATGAATCAGGAGCAATACAAGGATCTGGTCCAAAAAGTGGTGGCCATCAATGAGAAcagcaaaataaaagaatCCCGACGCCGCGACGACGATCTCGAGCGCAATGCGGCCAGGGATGCTGTGTTACGCAAACGTATTCCCAAGCTGAAGGGCAACGAAAATCATTCTATGGGCTCACCGCATAGCGATGGATCGCCCAGGTACGATGAGCAGCCGTCAGCTGCACCGGAGAAGCCCACAAACAAAAGAGACAAGACCAAGCGGGATATCAAGCGTCGCAAGCCCAGCAAATGGGGCGACCAAGTGGATCCAGGGGCAGCACAACGCACTGCCTGGCAGCTGGCCAATGCGAATgccaacaataataataataacaacaagcGGGGCGGTATCCAATTGCCGGTTCAGCCGCAGCCTGGATTCCGTGGCATGCCCTGGCAGCAGCCACCAGCCATGGTGATGCCCCAGTCCGCAGTGCCACCGCCCCCGCAACCACCATCGATGATTGGCATGCCACCCGTGCCACCGGTGACCATGACTAAGGCCATTAATTCCCTTGACAATCCCATGGCTGACGTAGTGCGAAGCATCACGATCGACGGTGGCTCCAAAGAGATTCGCTTCTACAACCAAGTGGCCATTATCTTCATGGATGGCGATCAGCCGCATGAAATTGGTTTCCAGCCGGGTCAGCGAGTGATCCTCATCGATCACAATGAACCGCTGCCACTTTGCTTCAACGACGATTACAAGCCGTTCCAGTTGGATGGACAGCTTCACCGGATTCGGTTTGGCTTCCCATCGCGCGAACTATACATCGACGAGCACTGGTACGAGATCTACTTTGGCGGTCCACCGGTATCCGTGCCCATTGGAAACAAACTGCACATAATCAAAGCTGAGGGACCACCGCCCAACGTAGACATTGGTCGAGTGCGAAGGGATCTGGTTGTGGGCAAAATCAATATGATTGTAGATGCGCACACTATAGTGCCGCTCTTTCTGGACGCCAGACAGCAGACCTTCCAGCTGGGCGCCGAGCAGCATTCGCTGCAGTTTGTGGACAGTTTCCAATATGCTCTGCTCGACGGGCAGCTGCAGAAGATCGAGTATGGTGGTCTCCCAAAAGGAATGATGCTGAACGGCGGTCGCAGCTGCTTCATTCGATTTGGTACGCTGCCCAAAGGAGTCATTGCAGGAAAAACCCACGTGGCGGATATGGTGTACATTAAGACTGATGCTCCTGCAGAACCACCCAAGCCGCCGCCAGTTATTGTAAAACCACTGCCAGTGGTGGAGCAACCAAAGCCCGCTCCAGTTGCTGTGGCCCCCATTTCCCTTCCAGCAGCCGCCGCTGCTCTGGAGAGCTTGAACATCAATGACTTGTTCCAAAAGCTTGTCTCGTCTGGAATAattggtggtgctgctgcagcgccAACTCTGCCCACCGCAGACTCATCAGCGGCCAAAGAGCCAACTACCTCTGCCACCGAACCCTCAATTGCACCCGCAagcgcagctgctgctccaccaCCTGGTGGTCCCCCGATGGAGCCCATCAAGCGCATCGATCTCCGCAAGCCAGAGACCATCAAAACCCGCcaggcggcggtggtggccgTCCTCTACCTGGGAATGCAGTGCAGCAGCTGCGGAGTGCGTTTCCCGCCAGAGCAAACCATTAAGTACAGCCAGCATTTGGATTGGCACTTCCGCCAGAATAGACGGGAGCGGGATTCCACTAGGAAGGCCACCTCGCGCAGATGGTACTACGATCTCAACGACTGGAGGCAATACGAGGAAATCGAGGATGTGGAGGAGCGAGAAAAGAACTTCCTGGAGGCCCAGGGTCAGCCGGGCGGCATTGAGGCCCTGGAAGAGCTCTCTCAACAACGCTCGCTGGATTCACCCGTGCCAACGTGTGCTGCAGGAACGGATGATGTGGATCACTGCTGTGACATGTGCCACGAGAAGTTCGAGCAGTTCTACAACGAAGAGCTCGAGGAGTGGCACCTGCGAAGCGCCATTCGTGTTGAAGATAAGATCTACCATCCACTGTGCTACGAGGACTACAAGGCCTCGTTGAATCCACCAGCAGAGGTGAAGTCGGACCAGGACGTGGACATGAACAACACCGATGACAATGCCATGGACACGCTGATCAAAGTGgaggacgatgacgatgaaG GTGCACCCAAAACATCTCAAGCCATtttcgatgacgatgacgacgatgtCATCGTGCTGCCCAATGAAGAGCCTAGTGTCACGGAAATcgtcgacgacgacgatgaggaCGAGTATGTTCCGGGAAATGTGACACGAGCGGACATGGGCAACGAGTCACAGGACAAAACAGAGTCCAACTCCGAGACAAAAGAACCGGAGAAAGAACATGCTGAGCTCGGCGAACAGCCGCAAAACGAGTCGGCCAACGAATCGGATGTCGAGATCCAAGAGCCAAACATTCCCTTTACGGATCTGGACACGTATGTGGAGAAGGAGATGGATGAGGCCACCAAGGCTGCTCTGCTGAACGTAAAGATCAAGGAGGAGCCCAAGGATGAGTAtgaggaggacgaggatgatGGATTCGAAGACGTGGGCACGGTGGTTTCGCTTTTACCTCTGCCCGAGGACGAGATCTCCATTCACAGCAGCG AAACTCAAACACACACCATCGGCTCGTCCGCTTCGCCGGCGACCATCGAGCGGCCAGCATCGGTGACATCGCTCTCCCTGCCCGCCAATGAGGCGGACGAGGTGGAGCAGGGAGATGCAACCGTCGATACGGATGCGGAATTGAACGGGGAGAAGCAGGAGGCCACGCATAACCTGAGCGCAGTGGGTCCGGCGTTACCTTTGGCTAGCAtagttaataaaataaagataaatatcACTAAGAATACGAGTAGTAATAGTCATAATAGTGCCTCCAACACCACGACAACGGACTCGCAAGTCTCGGCCATAAGCGTCATCGGTGGATCAGGAGGAGCAGCTGTTGGTGCATCCGGAGCCGCCGATTCTGTCCAGCAGGTGAACGCCATTCAAACCATTTCCACCATTCCAGTGCTGTGCGGCGGCAACACGTTCGTGCCGAAGATTGCGACCAGCACGCCCTCCAACGTAATCAGCTCGATCTCGGTAATTGGCAGCAACTACGgcggaagcagcagcaacaatgccAGCCGAAGcaccactgccactgccgcaTCCACAGCGGCTGCTACGCTTCCCGCGGAGACGGCCAGCCGGAAATCGCCCACTCCGCCGCTCGCCACAGTCGATCCGGATCCGGAGCCCGTCGTGGAACTGAAGCCGGCGCTGCGCAACGCCACGCTGAAGCGGACGAAGAAGGTGCAGAACGGCATCGAGACGTCGGGCCTGTGCTCGATCATGTAG